TGCTCGTGGGGGAAGTGTCCGGCGCGGTCGTCAGTGGCATGTCATTCCTCCGGAGCGTATGGGGGCACGTCGGAATGGCGCCGTGGCGGAGGGCCGGGCGCCGGTGGTCAGTGGGCAGGTCAGCTGGGGTCCGGTGAGGACACGCAGCCGGTCCCGGTCAGTCGGAGGCCGGCATCAGAGGCGGCGGTCGTAGTCGACGGGCAGGTGGTTGGTACCGCGGCCGAGGACGGCTGGGATCCACTCGATGTCCTCGTCCCTGAGGGCCAGCTGGAGGCCGGGCAGCCGGGTGAGCAGGGTGCCGAGGGCGATCTGGAGTTCGGTGCGGGCGAGAGCGGCGCCGGGACAGAAGTGGACACCGTGGCCGAAGGCGAGGTGGGGGTTGGGGGTGCGGTCGAGGTCGAGGGTGTCGGGGTCGGGGAAGCGACGGGGGTCGCGGTTGGCCGCGCAGAGGGAGACGATCACCGAATCGCCGGCCGGGACTTCGGTGCCGTGCAGGTCGTTGTCCTGGTCGAAGAAGCGCCAGGTGGTCAGTTCGAAGGCGCTGTCGTAGCGGAGGAGTTCCTCGACCGCACGGGGCAGGAGGTCCGGGTGGTCACGTAGGCGGGTGAGCTGGTCAGGGTGGCGGAAGAGGGCGATCAGGGCGGTGGTGATCTGGTTGGTGACCGGTTCCTGGCCGGCGACGAGGAGCTGGAAGATCATGGAGTCCAGCTCTTCCGGGGACAGTTCGCGGCGATCGCGGGCCACAACGAGGCGGCTGAGCAGGTCGTCCTCCCAGTGCTCGCGCTTGTGGTCGACTACCTCGGCGATGTAACTCTGCAGGCCGTGGAGGCGGGCTTCGTACCGCGGTCGTCCGGGGTCGGTGGGGCCGACCGGCTGGACGACCTTGCCCCAGTCGCGGTCGAAGCGGTCGGCCAGCTCCTGCGGGAGACCGATCACTTCGGCGAGGACCTGGAAGGGGAAGCGGGCGGCGAAGGCCGCGACCAGATCGGCGGGGCCGGTCTCGGGCAGTGCATCGACGAGAGCGTCCGCCAGTTGCTGGAAGCGGGGGCGGAGCTGCTCGATGCGGCGTGGGGTGAAGGCGTCGGTGACGAAGCGCCGCATGCGAGTGTGCTTCGGCGCGTCCTGGTGAAGGAGGTGGACCTGGAGCTGGGAGTGCTGGGGTTCGGGCATGATCGAGGCACGGGAGCGCCAGCGGTCATTGCCACGTTCGTGGTTCTTGCCCAGGCGGTCGTCGTTCAACGCGGAATGTGCGGCTTCGTAGCCGGTGACGAGCCAGGCTTGTACCCCGCTGGGGAAGAGGACCCGGTGGACCGGCCCGGCCTCGCGCATCTGCTCGTACAGGGGGTACGGGTTGGCCTTGTAGGGGCAGCCCGTCAGCGGGACCGGATCGGGCAGGGGCTCGGGCCGGGGCTTCGGCTCGATGTCCGGCCGGGGTTCCTGGAGGGTCATGCGGGCTCCTCAGAGGGCGAGTTCGGGCTGGTAGTGGTCCAGCCACAGGGCGAGGTCGACGACGCGTTCGAGGCGCAGACGATGGCCCCACTCCAACTGGTCGGGCGGCGTGTCCAGGCAGGGCTTGATGCGGGTCTCGTCGGCCAGGGCGCGGACCTGATCGACGGACAGGGCATCACGGGCCATGTCCTGTAGGCCGCGGTTGTAGTCGGGGTGGTGGGTGGCCGGGTAGTGGTTCTTGGGGCGGTGCAGCACGGAATCGGGGGCGAGTCCGGTGCCGGCCGCGCGCAGCAGGCTCTTCTCGCGGCCGTCGAAGCTCTTGAGGGCCCAGGGGGTGGTGAAGGCGTACTCCACGAGGCGGTGTTCGCAGTACGGGACGCGGACCTCCAGACCCTGGGCCATGCTCAACCGGTCCTTGCGGTGCAGGAGTTGGCGTAGCCAGCGGGTCAGGGACAGGTGCTGCATCTCGCGTTGCCGGTGCTCGGTGGGCGTCTCGCCGTCCAGATGTGGTACGGCGGCCAACGCGCTGCGGTACGTGTCGTCGCGGAACTCGCCGATGCGAAGGCCGAGTTCGGGGTTCAGCGGCATGGCGGCCTCGTCGCCGGTCACCAGCAGCCAGGGGAAGGTCTCGGCAGCGAGCGCCTTCGGGTTGTGGAACCAGGGGTAGCCGCCGAAGACCTCGTCCGCGGCCTCACCTGACAGGGCGACGGTG
This Streptomyces decoyicus DNA region includes the following protein-coding sequences:
- a CDS encoding cytochrome P450 family protein: MTLQEPRPDIEPKPRPEPLPDPVPLTGCPYKANPYPLYEQMREAGPVHRVLFPSGVQAWLVTGYEAAHSALNDDRLGKNHERGNDRWRSRASIMPEPQHSQLQVHLLHQDAPKHTRMRRFVTDAFTPRRIEQLRPRFQQLADALVDALPETGPADLVAAFAARFPFQVLAEVIGLPQELADRFDRDWGKVVQPVGPTDPGRPRYEARLHGLQSYIAEVVDHKREHWEDDLLSRLVVARDRRELSPEELDSMIFQLLVAGQEPVTNQITTALIALFRHPDQLTRLRDHPDLLPRAVEELLRYDSAFELTTWRFFDQDNDLHGTEVPAGDSVIVSLCAANRDPRRFPDPDTLDLDRTPNPHLAFGHGVHFCPGAALARTELQIALGTLLTRLPGLQLALRDEDIEWIPAVLGRGTNHLPVDYDRRL